The sequence below is a genomic window from Henriciella marina DSM 19595.
TCTGGAAGTTGCGTCCGCCAGCTTTCCGGCAGGGCGTCGCGCCTTACCGACTGAAGAGAGCCCAGCGCGCGCGCCACGGCCATGTTCACGGGGTTGAGATAAAGCGCCTCTGGCGTGTCTTCCTGCAGGATGACACCGTCCTTCATTACGGCAATCCGGTCGGCGGCCCGCATCGCTTCGGATGCGTCATGACTGACCAGAAGGGCCGGGATGCCCGCTTCTGCAACCGCGGCAAGAGCGATGCTCCGCACTTCTGATTTGAGCGTCACATCGAGACCCGAGAACGGCTCATCCATGAGGATCGCGACAGGCTTTGCGGCCAGTGCGCGCGCAATCGAAACACGCTGCTGTTCGCCGCCAGACAACTCATGCGGATAGGCCTTGGCGCGGTGCGACAGCCCGAGCCTCTCCAGCCAGTGACGGGCGGTCTCGCGCCTCTTGCTCTTGCTTTGGTCAGAGAGGCCAAAGCCGACATTATCTATGGCATTGAGGTGCGGAAAAAGTGCAAAATCCTGAAAGATCAGGCCGATATGGCGTTCTTCGGCGGGCACGTGCTTCGAAATCGTAGAAACAGGCGTATCGCCATGCCGGATCTCGCCTGCATCGATGGGCTCAAGGCCCGCAAACAGACGGAGCAGCGTCGACTTGCCCGCGCCCGACTGGCCGAGCAGCGCGGTGATCTTTCCAGGCTGCAGGGTCAGCGTCGCCTGATCGACAACGGCACGTCCGTCATAGCGGCGGGTGACGCCGCGTGCATGAATTGGAAGAAGATCGCTCATCCAGCCGCCCTTGATTGACCGGCCCGTGTTAGCTGCAACGACAAGAGAACGACAGGGCCAAGTCCCGCTGCGGTGATCAGAAGCGAGGGCAGGGTGGCGGCTGCAAGACGCTCATCCGAGGCATAGGCAAAGGCTTGGACCGCCAGCGTGTCCCAATTGAAAGGCCGCAGCATTAGCGTCGCAGGCAGCTCTTTGAGGGTTTCGACAAAGAGTATAATCGCGGCCGCTGAGGCCCCGGACATGGCGACAGGCAGATCGACGCGGGTCAGCCTCTGCAGACGGCTGGCGCCAAGGCTGCGTGCTGCATTGCCGAGGCTGGCTGGCGCGCGTGAAAACGCTGCGCTTAGTGGTTCTGCCCCGGCAGCGGTAAAGCGGCTCGCATAGATCCAGACAAGGAAGATGAGCGCGGCTGGTCCGGCCACAGAAAAGCCCGTCCATGAGAGGATGAAGAGCGCGCCAAGGGCGAGCACGATCCCGGGTGCGGCATAGCCAGCACCCGCTGCAAACCTGCCGATGAACTGGCTGAAGCGGTTCTGGCGCGCCCCGACAGTAATGGCGAGCGCCAGGACAAAAGCTGCAGCTGACCCCGCGAGCGCAAGTACCAGTGAATTGAAGAACGGACGGACAATCTGGCCCTGGCCGATACCTGTCTCGACGCTCACCCAGATGAGGCGTGTCACTGGAATGATAAAGCTCAGCGTCAGGACGAGCGCGCAGCCAAGCGTAACGGCCCAACCGGCGGCACGGCCAAGCGGCCTGCGGCGGGGCGTGCGCCAACGGGTCGCCGTCTGCTGAATACCGCCGCGGCCGCGTGAGACCCGCTCAATGAACTGAAGGCCGAATGCAATCAGGATCAGTAGCACGGCAAGCCTTGCGGCAACCGCAGGCTCACTGAAACTGTGCCAGGCGCGGAAGATGCCGACGCTCAGCGTCTGCACACCGAGATAGCTCGCGGCGCCATAATCAGCGGCCGTTTCCATCAGCGCGAGCGCAAGACCTGCAAAGATCGCAGGCCGCGCGGCAGGCAGGGCCACCTGCAGGAAAAGACGGCGCGGCGAGGCACCGAGGCTGCGCGCGGCCTCCATGGTGCAAAGCGACAGGTTCGAAAACGCCGCCCGCGCTGTCAGATACGCATAAGGAAAGAGCGCGCTCGCCATCACGAAGGAAAGCCCGGGAATCGAATAGACGGTCGGAAACCAGTAATCGCGCGCTGAGAGACCGGTGACATCGCGGAACGCGGACTGGATCGGCCCGGCCACATCTGCGACATCCGCCCAGGCATAAGCCAGCACATAACCCGGCGCCGCCAGCGGCAGGATCAAAGCCCACTCAAATATGCCGCGCCCGGGAAACTCGTTCAGGCTGACGAACCACGCCGTCGGTACCGCAAAGAGCAGGATGAACGTCGCCGTCAGCGCGATGACCCCCAGCGTCGTCAGCGTATAGCCTGCCAGCTGTGTCGACACGATATGCATCCACGCATCGCCGCCGCCGCCAATTACGCCTGTGAAGATCGCGATCGCCACAGGCGCGCCGATCAGCACGGCAGCTGCCAGTGTGATCAGCGCGACCGGGTTCAATCGCGGCAGGTGTATGGAGGACGCCTTGGTGGCTTGCATGGGAGAGCGGCTAGTTCCAGCCGGCCTCATCATAGATGCGCTGGGCTTCTGCCTGGCGCTCACCAAACGTGTCGAGCGGCGTTTCGCTGTCCTCAAAGTCCGGAATAGCGTCCAGACCATCTGGCCAGCTGACGCCTTCGATCACCGGAATTTCCTTTGTCTCACTGACCAGGCGCTGCTGGCCTTCAGGCGACAGGAGGAACTCGATGAACTGGATGGCCTCGTCGCGGTTTTGCGCGTTCGCGGCCAGGGCAACCCCAGTAATATTGACGTGAATGCCTTCTCCGTCGCCGAAGCTCGGAAAGGAAATCTCGGTCGCGTCAGCAGCTTCGCGGGCAGAGTCCGACCCGCTCTGCAACATGCGGACCCAGTAATAGTGATTTGTGATCGCGACCGAGCAGAGCCCTGCAGCGACCGCTTCGACCTGGTCGGTATCGCCGCCCTGCGGAGAGCGCGCCATATTGGCGACAACGCCGTCGGCCCAGTGCTGCGCCGCCTCGGCGCCCCACTTTTCCACCATTTCCGCCATAAGAGACAGATTGTAGATATTGGTCGAAGAGCGCACGCAGATTTCACCCTCGAGCGCTGGGTCAGCGAGGTCCTGCCACTGGTCGACCTGGTCTGCGCTGATCCGCTCCGGGTCATAGGCGACGCCGCGCACGCGGCGGGCGAGGCCCACCCACTGACGGCCCGGTTCCAGCAGCCGTTCGGGGATCCGCGTCTCGAACTCGCCCTGCGGCAGCGCCTGTGTCAGGCCTGCATCCGTAAAACGCCAGAGCGCGCCAGCGTCAGACGCAATAATCAGATCAGCGGGGCTGTTTTCGCCCTCGGCACGCATGGTCTCCAGAAGCTGGTTGGCACCTGCCTCGCGGTAGCGCACCCGAATGCCGGTTTCATCTGAAAAGGCGTCATACATCGCCTTGTCGGAATCATAGTGGCGCGCCGAATAGATGTTGAGCGTCCCGTCGCTGCCGGGCTCCACAGCTGGCGTGTCATCGGCGCCGGCGATCTCTTCGTTCGCGGCGGGGCTGCTATCATTCGCACCGGCTGCATCGTCACTGCCGGAGCACGCGACAAGCAGGGCCGCGAGGCCCACGCTTGCAAAGTGTTTCATGGTCAATTTCATAGGCTTCGCTAAATCACAATTGAGAAGCAATCGCAACTAGCGTGCTGAGGCACTGCGACCTTACGTCAATCTGTCGCGGCCCTTCTGTGGCCGCCCAGTTGAGCATTGACGCCGCCATTGCCTAAGAAGCTTGAATGACGGCGAAGACATCAAACGCTCAGACAATTGCAATCGCGGGGGCTGGCCTGATCGGCCTCAGCTGCGGCTTTGAACTTGCTCAGCGCGGACATGATGTGACGCTATTCGACCCGGCGGCTGCGCAATCGTCCGCTGGATGGGCCGCAGCCGGCATGATTGCGCCTGCCTATGAATGGACGCTGCAAGCCGACAATCCTGACGCCGCGTTTGAGTCCTTCTGTTTCGCAAGCAGTGATCTCTGGGCGGACTTCGCTGCGCGGGTCGAAGCTGCGACGGGTCAACGCGTTGGGTATTCGCCGCGACCAACGGCGGCGCTGGCACGCACGCCCAAGGAAGAAGAGCGCCTTGCTAAACTTTGCGAGCATCTCATCCAGCTGGGTCGTCCCGCTCAAGTCCTGAGCCCCAAGGCGCTCGAACTGGATTACGGCCTGGCACCGGGCCTTCGCGGCGGTCTGCGCCTGATGGATGATCATCAGGTCGATAACCGCCGCCTCATCGCGGCGCTTCGGTCTTTCTTCGTGACGCAGCAGAGGCTGATTGCCGTGCCTGTGTCGTCTCGGGCCGATATCGAGGCGGCTTCGGGCCGCTCATTCGACGCCATCATCTGGGCGCGCGGCAGCGAAGAAACGGGCATCAGCCAGCGCGTGAAAGGCCAGGCGATTTCGCTTTCCCCGGTCGTGGGCCAGCCCGGCAGCGTCCTCCGCTTCGGGCCGCGCTATATCGTGCCCAAGGCAGATCGCACCATTGTCGGCGCGACCAGCGAGAGCGAGTTTTCAAGCGACAGCATAGATCCGGATATCGCCGGCTCGCTTCTGGCGGAGGCTGCGTCAGTCCTGCCTGTTCTTTCGGAGGCCACCATACTCGAACACTGGGCCGGTTTTCGCCCGCTTGGACAGGGAGAGAGACCTGTGATCGGCGCGCTGGGAGGCGGTGCATTCATTGCCACCGCGCACTACCGGAACGGGGTGCTGCTCGCGCCTGCGACCGCGCGCCTGATTGCCGATCAGGTCGAAGGACATAGTTTCCCGCAGGCTTATTCGGGGTTTGCGCCACGGCAGGGGTCTGGCGCGACCGCGTAACACTGGTTCAAACAGCCGGGCCGTGATTAGAAAGACCGGCTCGAGGAGGATAAGACATGCATTCCATCGGTGAGATGACGGACGACCAGCTCGCTATCAAGGACGCCGTCGAGAAGACGTGCAGCCAGTTCGGTGAGGACTATTGGGCCAAGACAGATGAAACAGGCGACTGGCCAGAAGCGTTCTGCGACGCAATGGCGGCCGGTGGCTGGCTCGGTGTTGCCTTTCCAGAGGAATATGGCGGCGCAGGCCTTGGGCTGACTGAAGCGGCGCTCGTCATGCAGGCCGTCACCCGCTCCGGCGCCGGCTATTCAGGCGCTTCTGCAATCCACCTCAACATCTTCGGACCAAAGCCGCTCGAAAAATTCGGCAATGCCGAACAGAAGCAGGAAAACCTGCCCAAGATCATCTCCGGACAGGAGAAGATGTGTTTCGCCGTAACAGAGCCAAATTCAGGCCTCGACACGTCAAGCCTTGAGACGAAGGCAGAGCGAACGAATGCAGGCTACACGATCAATGGCCGCAAGATCTGGACGACTGGCGCGCAGCGCGCTGACAAGATCCTGATCATCGCGCGGACCACGCCGAAAGAAGAATGCTCCAAGCCATATCTCGGCCTGTCGCTCTTCTATACCGATCTCGACCGCGGCAAGATCGACGCCAAGCCGATCCCGAAGATGGGCCGCAAGGCCGTCGAATGTAACATGCTCTACATTGATGGGCTCGAAGTGCCCAAAGAGCATTTGATCGGGGAAGAGGGCGCTGGTTTCAAATACCTTCTGCAGGGCCTCAACCCGGAACGTGTTCTCTTCGCGGTCGAATCGGTCGGCCTCGGCTTCGCCGCTCTGGAGCGTGCGACCAATTACGCCAAGGACCGCGTCGTGTTCGGTCGCCCGATTGGCCAGAACCAGGGCATCCAGCATCCGCTGGCCAGAAGCTGGGCTGAGCTGAAAGCCGCCGAGCTTCTCGCCTATAAGGCCGCTGGCCTCTACGATGCCGGACAGGACTGCGGTGCTGAGGCAAATGCCGCCAAATACCTTGGCACGGAAGCTGGCTTTACCGCCTGCGAAACCGCCGTCCTGACGCATGGCGGTATGGGCTATGCCAAGGAATATCATGTCGAGCGCTATATGCGTGAAGCCATGCTTGCCCGGATCGCCCCCGTCAGCCGCGAAATGATCCTCAACTTCATCGCAGAACGCGTACTGGGCCTGCCGAAAAGCTACTAGGCGACCGGTTGGCGGCCTGAGACACTGGTTGCGCACCCGAAGAAATGCGTGCGGAAGGTCACCTCAAGACCTTCCGCACGCAATTGGTCTGCGAGATTTGATGCGTCGCCAAAATTGGTCGAGTACGTCCCGATCATTGCAAAGTCCCGCGCACCTTTCAGGAATATTTTCTCCACCATCGGCAAGACCTGCTTGAGATAGAAAATATACAGTGGACGAAGCCACCATCCTTTGGGGTCCGAGGCTTCAATGAAGCAGAACGCTCCGCCGGGCTTCAGCGTGGATGCGGTAAGTTCAGCAAGCTTCTGATGTTGCGCGCTATTGAAGGTCTTGAGTCCAAAGGTGGATACAATCAGGTCGGCGCTGCTAGGTGGAAGATCGCTTGCCAAAACATCGTCTTCAACAAAGCCGATCTTGTCAGCACGCATGTCATGCAGTCGTTTCAAGGCCCGTTGGTGCATGCCGCTAGATATGTCCACGGCGATCACTTTCTGGATGTCCGGATACCGCCTCATCAGATGCGGCCAGATCTCACCCGTGCCTGCCATCAGATCATAGCAGGTTTGAGGTGGCTCGGGCGTCTTTGGTAGCGCTTCGACGCACTGTCTACGCCAGCGCTCCGTAAAACCCATCGAGCATACATAACTGAACAGAATGTATTTCTTGGAGCATCGATCAAATAGCTCTTTGACGAATGCAGGGTCGTAGATACCTTTCCCAGGATTGGACATCAGCTATTTCTCGGCGGGCGCCGCATGATCGTGCCTGAGAAATTCAGGCATGGCTTGCCGTCGGCCGTAATGAGGCCGCGCACGAAGATAATCGATTTGCCAGACCGCAGCACCTCGCCGCGTGCTTCAATATAGGCACCTTCTGGCGGCCCAGAGAGGAACTCAGACGTGAAGGCAACGGTCACGCCGTATTGGCCGTGAAGCTTGTCATGCGCGATGCCGAACAGGGAAAAGTCGGCGAAGGCCATCAGGCAGCCACCATGCACCACGCCGCCCTTGTTCATATGCTTTCGCTCAGCGCGGAAGGCGCAGACCGGGCCTTTCTCGTCGACACGGAAATAGAACGGGCCGGCGGTGTCATACTCGAACGGCTCATCCTTCCAGGTCGACCAGCCCTTGAATTCCCCCGTCTCGCACATCTCTCCTGTGACCATCTTTTCTTCCCTCGCGTTTCTGCTTTGCGCCCGTCTAAACGTGCTTGCCGCCTGCTGCCAAGCGACGCGGGGCTTGCCCTTCGACAGAAGCGCCCTCAAAGCCTATGTTGAGCCGAAACCGGATGGGAGAAAAGACATGGCATTTGACGCCGAAATTCGCCAGGCGCTGATCGATCAGGTGCGCCGCTTCGTCAACGAGAAGTGCATTCCAATCGAAGGGCAGGTCGCCGAGACCGACGAGGTCCCGCAGAACGTTGTCGATGAGATGAAACAGCTTGGCCTCTTTGGCCTCGCCGTACCGGAAGAATATGGCGGGCTCGGGCTCGACATGGAAACCGAATGCCTCGTCGCGCTGGAGCTTGGCCGCACGTCTCCTGCCTTCCGCTCTGTTGCGGGTACGAATATCGGCATTGGCAGCCAGGCGCTCGTCCTCTTTGGTACCGAAGAGCAGAAGCAGAAATGGCTGCCAGGCATTGCGTCCGGTGACTATATCGCGAGCTTCGCGCTGACAGAGCCTGAAGCTGGGTCGGATGCGGGCAGCCTGCGAACAAAGGCGATCCGCGACGGCGACCATTATGTGATCAATGGCTCCAAGCGCTACATCACGAACGCAAACAAGGCGCAGCTCTTCACAACGATGGCGCGCACCGATCCGGACACGCCCGGCGGCAAAGGTGTCTCCGCCTTCATCGTTGACCGCGACACGCCCGGCATCACCGTCGGCAAGCCCGAACAGAAGATGGGCCAGCAGGGCGCCCATGCCTGCGATGTGATCTTCGAGGATGTTCGCGTGCCCGCCGAGAACATGATCGGCAGCGAAGGCGAAGGCTTCAAGGTTGCCATGAGCGTCCTCGACAAAGGCCGCCTGCACATCTCTGCCGTAGCCACAGGCGCATCCGAGCGTCTGATCAAGGAAATGGTCAATTATGCGATGGAGCGTGAGCAGTTCGGCAAGCCGATTGCCCAGCACCAGTTGATCCAGGCCATGATGGCCGACAGCCAGGCGGAAACCTATGCCGCCCGTTCGATGATCCTTGATGCCGCCCGCCGCCGCGATGCCGGTGAGAATGTCACTATGCTGGCTTCCTCCACCAAGCTTTTTGCGTGCGAGGCAACGGGCCGTGTCGCAGACCGCGCCGTGCAGGTTTTCGGTGGGGCAGGCTATATCACTGATTATGGCATTGAACGCTTCTACCGCGATGTGCGACTGTTCCGTCTCTATGAGGGCACGTCCCAGATTCAGCAGATCGTCATTGCGCGCGAGCTGATGAAGGCGGCAAAAGCCGATCAGCTTTAGGCAGGGCGCCGAGCGCAAAAAGGATATATGCGAAGATGACAGCGAATGAGGATGGGATTCAGGCGTCGGATGTCGGCCTGAATGAAGAGCGGCTGAACCGGATCCCGGAGTATTTTGCCGACAACTATCTCGACACGGGCAAGCTGCCTTGTGTCGCCACGCTGGTGTCCCGCAATGGCCAGATCGTTCATGAAGCTTATCGCGGCCGCGATGAGCTGGGCGGGGGCGATCCGATCGGGCCGGACACCATCTTCCGCATCTATTCCATGACCAAGCCGGTCACGTCCGTGGCCGCCATGATGTTGTTTGAGGAGGGAAAGCTCCGCCTCGACCATCCGGTCCATCACTACCTTCCGGAGTTCGCCGACACAGAAATGTGGGTGAAGGGCACGATCGACGACTATGAGACCCGCAAGCCGATCCGGCCCATGGAAGTGCGCGACCTCTTCACCCATACGTCCGGCCTGACCTATGGCTTCCTCATGCAGCATGAGGTCGATGCCCTCTATCGGCGTGAGAAGATCGCCCGGCCAGACGAGTCGCTGGAAGAAATGTGCAAGCGTCTCGCCAGACTGCCGCTGCTCTTCTCGCCGGGGACGCGCTGGAACTATAGCCACTCGATCGACGTGCTCGGCCGCATCGTGGAGGTTGTCTCCGGACAGACGCTGGACCAGTTCTTCCGTGAACGGATATTTGGTCCGCTGGAAATGGTCGACACCGATTTCCATGTCCCCAAGGATAAGCTCCACCGCCTCATGGCGTGCTATTCGCGCGACCCGGAAACCGGCAGGATCAGCGAAAGCGATGGTAAGGGCGAGGCTTCACGGGCTTACCGGCATCAGCCGCCAATGCTCAACGCTGGCGGCGGACTGGTCTCTACACTGAGGGATTATCATCGCTTCTGCCTGATGCTGCTCCACGGTGGCGCGCTGCATGGAACACGCTTGCTCAGTCCAAAGACGGTTGAGTTCATGCGGCTCAACCATCTGCCAGAGAACCGCACCATCAAGCAGATGGGCGACAAGACCTTCTCTGAGGCGCGCATGGAAGGCAACGGTTTCGGCCTTGGCGGCAGCACGATCGTCAATGTCGCTGACGCGATGCAGCCAGGCTCTGTCGGCACATTCAGCTGGGGCGGTCTCGCCAACACCTTCTTCTGGATTGACTATGAAGAAGAGCTGATTGCCATTCAGGCGACGCAGATGATCCCGTCAGGCTGCTATCCGCTTCGCCCGCAATTCCAGCAGCTCGTCTATGCGGCCATCGAATGGTGAGCCCTGAAGACATCAAGCGCCGACGCAAGTCGACGCTGGATGAGCTCATCCTGGAGCTTGTCGCTGAACGCGGCGAGGAGAAGACCGTCTGCCCGTCCGAAGTCGCGCGCGCCAAGCGCGATGAGAACTGGCAGCAATTGATGGGTGAAATCCGCGTGCGCGCGATCAAGCTCGCCGATGCTGGCCAGATCGCCATCTACCGCAAAGGAAAGCCGGCAGACCCCCATGATTTCAAGGGCGTCTACCGGCTCGGTCTTCCAGATAAGTCTTAAGTCGGCCTAGGCCTTCTTGAAGTCTGCAGGACGCTTTTCGAGGAAGGCCTTCACGCCTTCAGCAAAATCAGGCGACCGGCCAGCGGTACGCTGTGCAAACCGCTCGGCCTGTAGCTGATTGTCAAAGTCATTGTCTTCGGCCTGCCAGATCAGGTCGCGGATCAGCGCGAGCGCCGTCGTCGGCCCACTTGCGAGCTTCTGAGCATAGGCCTTGGCCTCATCCAGCAGCTTGTCGTCGGCGACAACGCGGTTGACGAGGCCCCATGTTTCGGCCTGCGCCGCCGGGATCTTTTCGCCGAACAGCGTCATTTCCATAGCGCGGGCCCGGCCAATGGCGCGGGTCAAGAGATAGGTCGAGCCACCATCAGGCACCAGGCCAATGCGGCGGAATGCCTGAAGGAAATAGGCGCTCTCTGCGGCAATGATGAAGTCACCAGCGAGCGCGATTGAACAACCAACGCCAGCTGCAGCCCCGTTCACCGCCGTAATCACTGGGTGAGGGTGTGTGCGGATCGCCTTGATGAAGGGATTGTACATCCGGTCCAGCTCGCGGCCTGCATCCGGTTTGCGCACGGGCTTGGAGCCGCCCGCCATATTGCCCGAAAGGTTTGCGCCTGAGCAGAAGCCGCGGCCATTGCCGGTAATGATCGTGCAGCGGGCTTCGTCGCCGGCCTTTTCGAGCGCCAGGCTCATCTCGTCGATCGTATCGATACCAGCAGCGTTCATGGTCGATGGATCGTTGAACGCGATGATCGCGATATCGTCCTGGACCTCGTAAGTGATCTTCTCAAAGCTCATCGCGGCTTATCCTCCTTCAAAGATTTGAAGCCGACTGTAGCGCGCTCTAAAGACACCAAAAACCGTGACGCCGGGGCAATCTTTGGAAACCCCGGCAATTCCGGTACACTGGGCTTCAAGTGAAATATTGCTGGAGGTTATGATGGCATTAGAAGGCGGCGCAGGCGAGCTCGGCACGATCCTCGCAAAACAGAAGGCGGCCCATCTTCGCGATGGCGCGCCATCACTGGAAAAACGGATCGACTGGCTCGACCGCTCGATCGACCTCCTCGTCACGCATGGTGATGCCCTGAATGAGGCGATGCGTGAGGATTTCGGTCACCGGTCCAAGGACCAGTCGAACTTCACCGATATTGCAGGCTCCATCGGCGCGCTGAAGCATGCAAAGAAGCATGTGAAGAGCTGGATGAAGCCTGAAAAGCGCTCAACCGATTTCCCGCTCGGGCTGTTTGGCGCCAAGGCGCAGATCCAGTATCAGCCAAAGGGCGTCATCGGCATTATCAGCCCCTGGAATTTCCCGGTTAACCTGACCTTCACGCCGCTGGCGGGCGTCTTCGCGGCCGGTAACCGCACGATGATCAAGCCATCGGAGTTTACCGAGCAGACCTCGGAGCTGATGAAGAAGCTCTTTGCCGAATACTATTCAGAAGAAGAGGTCGCCGTTGCGACAGGCGGGCCGGATGTCGGCGCAGCCTTCTCCAAGCTCGCTTTCGACCATCTGCTTTTCACGGGCGCGACCTCAATCGCCTATCACGTCATGCGCGCGGCTGCCGACAATCTGGTCCCGCTGACGCTGGAGCTTGGCGGCAAGTCGCCCGTCATTCTCGGCGAATCGGCAGACATGGAAAAAGCTGCCAAACGGATCATGGCTGGCAAGACGCTGAATGCCGGGCAAATCTGTCTGGCGCCCGACTATGCCTTCGTGCCCAAGGACAAGACGCGCGACTTCATCGCCGCGGCGACAAAGTCGGTCGAGAGCATGTTCCCGAGCGGTATCAAGGATAATGACGACTACACCTCCATCATCAACCAGCGCCATTTCGAACGGCTGAACGGTTACATTGATGATGCGCGCGCCAAGGGCGCCGAAGTCGTTCAGATCAACCCGAAAGGTGAAGATCTGACGCAGCAGCCATATCACAAGATTGCGCCAACCATCATTGTCGATCCGACCGACGACATGAAGGTGATGCAGGATGAAATTTTCGGGCCCATCCTGCCCATCAAGTCCTATGGCTCCACCGAGGAAGCGATCGGCTATATCAACGCTCACCCGCGTCCGCTTGGCCTCTATTATTTTGGCCAGGACTCCGATGAACGCGAAACTGTGCTCAACAATACGACCTCTGGCGGTGTGACTGTGAATGACGTGATCTTTCACGTCGCACAGGAAGACCTGCCTTTCGGCGGTGTCGGTCCATCAGGCATGGGCAGCTATCACGGCGTCGACGGCTTCCGTGAGTTCAGCCACCGCAAGTCGGTCTATACGCAGGTCGGTGCAGATCTTATGGCGGTCGCCCGCCCGCCTTACGGCGCGAAATACCGCAAGCTCGTTTCAGGCCGCCTGAAGAAGTAAGCATTGGCAGGCGCAGGCGCTGGCGCTCGCCAGTTGCCTGCCCTGGCTCTATTTTGGAAAATACGCCTGCGACGCGAATTATTTTCAATTAGTCGTTTCATTTGTCTATTTTCTGTGCGAACTCAACGGCCATATCTTGGTCGTAGCAGGGGGCATGGGTGGTGTCAGACTATCGCGAGCGGATTGAGCTTGCTGTTCTCGATCAGCTTGGCGAGGGGGTCATCCTGGCTGACCGCGATGGAAAGATCGTCACGGTCAATCGCGCGGCGGAAGTCATCCATGGCCGAAGTCAGCTTGATGTCGAA
It includes:
- a CDS encoding serine hydrolase domain-containing protein, which produces MTANEDGIQASDVGLNEERLNRIPEYFADNYLDTGKLPCVATLVSRNGQIVHEAYRGRDELGGGDPIGPDTIFRIYSMTKPVTSVAAMMLFEEGKLRLDHPVHHYLPEFADTEMWVKGTIDDYETRKPIRPMEVRDLFTHTSGLTYGFLMQHEVDALYRREKIARPDESLEEMCKRLARLPLLFSPGTRWNYSHSIDVLGRIVEVVSGQTLDQFFRERIFGPLEMVDTDFHVPKDKLHRLMACYSRDPETGRISESDGKGEASRAYRHQPPMLNAGGGLVSTLRDYHRFCLMLLHGGALHGTRLLSPKTVEFMRLNHLPENRTIKQMGDKTFSEARMEGNGFGLGGSTIVNVADAMQPGSVGTFSWGGLANTFFWIDYEEELIAIQATQMIPSGCYPLRPQFQQLVYAAIEW
- a CDS encoding DUF3253 domain-containing protein; its protein translation is MVSPEDIKRRRKSTLDELILELVAERGEEKTVCPSEVARAKRDENWQQLMGEIRVRAIKLADAGQIAIYRKGKPADPHDFKGVYRLGLPDKS
- a CDS encoding enoyl-CoA hydratase/isomerase; this translates as MSFEKITYEVQDDIAIIAFNDPSTMNAAGIDTIDEMSLALEKAGDEARCTIITGNGRGFCSGANLSGNMAGGSKPVRKPDAGRELDRMYNPFIKAIRTHPHPVITAVNGAAAGVGCSIALAGDFIIAAESAYFLQAFRRIGLVPDGGSTYLLTRAIGRARAMEMTLFGEKIPAAQAETWGLVNRVVADDKLLDEAKAYAQKLASGPTTALALIRDLIWQAEDNDFDNQLQAERFAQRTAGRSPDFAEGVKAFLEKRPADFKKA
- a CDS encoding coniferyl aldehyde dehydrogenase, which produces MMALEGGAGELGTILAKQKAAHLRDGAPSLEKRIDWLDRSIDLLVTHGDALNEAMREDFGHRSKDQSNFTDIAGSIGALKHAKKHVKSWMKPEKRSTDFPLGLFGAKAQIQYQPKGVIGIISPWNFPVNLTFTPLAGVFAAGNRTMIKPSEFTEQTSELMKKLFAEYYSEEEVAVATGGPDVGAAFSKLAFDHLLFTGATSIAYHVMRAAADNLVPLTLELGGKSPVILGESADMEKAAKRIMAGKTLNAGQICLAPDYAFVPKDKTRDFIAAATKSVESMFPSGIKDNDDYTSIINQRHFERLNGYIDDARAKGAEVVQINPKGEDLTQQPYHKIAPTIIVDPTDDMKVMQDEIFGPILPIKSYGSTEEAIGYINAHPRPLGLYYFGQDSDERETVLNNTTSGGVTVNDVIFHVAQEDLPFGGVGPSGMGSYHGVDGFREFSHRKSVYTQVGADLMAVARPPYGAKYRKLVSGRLKK